From a single Arachnia propionica genomic region:
- a CDS encoding sensor histidine kinase: MMTDLSEAHRRLLVDAATALGAFLFLVVPMVALGLPDWVAMFGWSTLMVVSLAFRRINPLLAVVVCAVAGTGMVIQVTTPVPAMLTVLVVIFSAARHLSLTAGLVVIPLGIAASIIGPLSWLGRIPEGQRFLAGGLLSLLCLSAMVNAYLLGRRITVQGHVAKLDEALAEERFLAGERSTQDATELADGRARAEVARELHDVVAHSLSVIVVQAEGAKALATKKPEAAIEALDVIARTGRSSIEEMRRIVSLLRGESDADFGPSPSLPQIPEMVAKAGPRISLEMPEELPPVPESLGLTVFRVVQESVTNFLKHAGPTAQASATITCEPEAIDIRVTDDGVGVQASTEGRGAGVRGMRERVAAMGGTFKAGPRTGGGYEVKVRLPLPSQLGRGWLK, translated from the coding sequence ATGATGACCGATCTCTCCGAGGCGCATCGCCGCTTGCTCGTGGATGCAGCGACGGCGCTGGGGGCGTTCCTGTTCCTGGTGGTTCCCATGGTTGCGTTGGGTCTTCCGGACTGGGTCGCCATGTTCGGCTGGTCGACTCTCATGGTCGTCTCATTGGCGTTTCGGCGTATCAATCCGCTGCTGGCCGTGGTCGTGTGCGCGGTGGCAGGAACCGGAATGGTGATCCAGGTCACCACCCCAGTACCCGCAATGCTGACGGTACTGGTGGTCATCTTCTCTGCCGCCAGGCACCTGAGCCTCACCGCCGGTCTGGTGGTGATTCCCCTCGGAATCGCGGCCTCCATCATCGGCCCCTTGTCATGGCTGGGCCGGATCCCAGAGGGACAACGGTTCCTCGCGGGCGGGTTGCTGAGCCTGCTGTGCCTGTCAGCGATGGTCAACGCCTACCTGCTCGGTAGGCGGATTACGGTCCAGGGCCACGTGGCCAAACTCGACGAGGCCCTCGCAGAGGAACGCTTCCTGGCCGGAGAACGCAGCACCCAGGATGCAACAGAACTGGCCGACGGCAGGGCCCGCGCCGAGGTGGCCCGGGAACTGCACGACGTGGTGGCGCACTCGTTGTCGGTGATCGTGGTGCAGGCCGAAGGGGCGAAGGCCTTGGCCACCAAGAAACCCGAGGCGGCCATCGAGGCGTTGGACGTGATCGCCCGCACGGGTCGCAGCTCGATCGAGGAAATGCGCCGGATCGTCTCTCTGCTCCGGGGCGAGTCCGATGCTGATTTCGGGCCATCACCGTCACTGCCGCAGATCCCGGAGATGGTGGCCAAGGCCGGCCCTCGGATCAGCCTCGAGATGCCGGAGGAGTTGCCGCCTGTCCCGGAGTCCTTGGGGTTGACCGTCTTCCGCGTGGTGCAGGAGTCGGTGACAAATTTCCTCAAACACGCCGGCCCGACCGCCCAGGCCAGCGCGACGATCACCTGCGAACCAGAAGCCATCGACATCCGCGTCACCGACGACGGGGTCGGGGTCCAGGCATCGACCGAGGGCCGGGGAGCCGGAGTGAGGGGGATGCGCGAACGTGTCGCGGCGATGGGCGGTACCTTCAAGGCAGGACCACGCACTGGTGGCGGCTACGAAGTCAAAGTGCGGCTGCCTCTGCCCTCCCAGCTGGGACGGGGCTGGCTGAAGTGA
- a CDS encoding response regulator transcription factor, giving the protein MIRVLLADDQSLVRSGFRMLIDSADDMETVGEVSNGADAVMVVKSQPVDVVLMDIRMPIMDGTEATRQITELGGETKVLVLTTFDLDEYVFAALRNGASGFLLKDALPDDLLGAIRTVAGGGAVVAPTATRRLLDHVAPKLPAGKPRDDSRLDGLTEREREVLMEVAHGANNAEIGSRLYMAEGTVKTHIGRLLAKLQARDRIGLVLIAHDCGLLD; this is encoded by the coding sequence ATGATCAGGGTTCTGCTGGCCGATGACCAGTCGTTGGTGCGCAGCGGATTCCGCATGCTGATCGACTCCGCCGACGACATGGAAACCGTCGGCGAGGTCTCGAACGGGGCGGACGCGGTGATGGTGGTCAAGTCACAACCGGTCGACGTGGTGCTGATGGACATCCGCATGCCGATCATGGACGGCACCGAGGCCACCCGCCAGATCACGGAACTCGGCGGGGAGACGAAGGTGCTGGTGCTGACTACCTTCGATCTCGACGAGTACGTCTTCGCAGCCCTGCGCAACGGGGCCTCCGGATTCCTACTGAAGGACGCCCTACCAGACGACCTTCTGGGCGCGATCCGCACCGTCGCCGGCGGCGGAGCGGTGGTGGCTCCGACGGCGACACGGCGCCTCCTGGATCACGTCGCCCCGAAACTGCCGGCTGGTAAACCCCGCGACGATTCCCGGCTCGACGGACTGACCGAGCGGGAACGCGAGGTGCTGATGGAGGTTGCGCACGGCGCCAACAATGCCGAGATCGGCTCCCGTCTCTACATGGCCGAGGGCACCGTCAAGACCCACATCGGTCGGCTGCTGGCCAAGCTCCAGGCCCGCGATCGCATCGGGCTGGTGCTGATCGCCCACGACTGTGGCCTGCTGGACTGA